A region from the Drosophila takahashii strain IR98-3 E-12201 chromosome 2L, DtakHiC1v2, whole genome shotgun sequence genome encodes:
- the LOC138912240 gene encoding uncharacterized protein — MSYSQDAGRSYSPFDAISPHNPILERIMHELEMSKRREELILKELEESKRREEGNTKLLKTLTEEIIMLRGEVRQLKAFPVAEPVTSRLNMLPFDSLESFQEFDLKIYTDDELRRELKSKIKMVGGQDVPSFTRLAIKAVISDKLAVDITWRGTPEKPSVQMFVTYSIIKEMAILKFPNATEVDVNKVVQQHFLHARDRVYKRQKPL, encoded by the exons ATGAGCTACAGCCAGGATGCAG GCCGTTCTTATTCGCCTTTTGACGCGATTTCACCCCATA aTCCCATATTGGAGAGAATTATGCACGAGCTGGAAATGAGTAAAAGACGGGAAGAACTTATTTTGAAGGAATTGGAGGAGAGCAAGCGAAGGGAGGAAGGAAACACTAAGCTGCTAAAAACCCTCACTGAAGAAATAATTATGCTTCGTGGGGAGGTAAGGCAACTTAAAGCCTTCCCGGTTGCCGAGCCTGTGACTAGCCGTCTCAATATGCTGCCGTTCGATTCTTTGGAATCCTTCCAAGAATTCGATCTAAAGATTTACACGGATGATGAACTCCGGAGAGAGCtg aaatcaaaaataaaaatggttggAGGCCAAGATGTACCAAGCTTTACGCGGCTGGCTATAAAAGCTGTAATATCGGATAAGCTAGCGGTGGATATAACCTGGCGGGGAACACCTGAAAAACCTAGCGTCCAAATGTTCGTCACTTACTCTATTATAAAAG AAATGGCTATTCTCAAATTTCCAAATGCGACAGAGGTGGACGTCAATAAAGTAGTTCAGCAACATTTTTTGCACGCCAGGGACCGGGTTTACAAACGGCAAAAACCCCTTTAa